The genomic stretch AGCAGATATTAGGGTAGCTAACCCCACGGCAAGTATTAATTCCAGCATTAAGTTTTTTGTTAAAGTTATAAAAAGCAGTGATCATCAACAAATCTGATGAATCTAAAGTATCAGAAGGATAATACAGACGCAACAGAAATAGAAAAAGGTAGCACCTGACCTAACCCGTTAATTGAGAAAGCATATAATCCTCTGAACACCCCAAGATATTGGGGTATTATTCTTATATAAAATACAATTTTCCGGATATGCCTATAATTAAGAATCAGCATAATAAAACGACTTAAAAATTTACATTGACCTTTTACACTTCACAACTAAAATAGCGCGATAATGAATCTTAACGAAACACAGCATAAAATAATTTTCAGGCTTAGTGCTCTCGGCGACCTTGTTCTGACTACCGGTATCATGGAATTCTGGGCAGAAAAGTATGGCTGGACCTTCACTGTTATTACGAAAAAGCAATACTCCGCACCTCTTGAGAACAATCCACATATAACCGAGATTATCTCGCTCGAGAAAGATGACCTCGGAGATATTGCCTGGATAGTTAAAGCTGGTGAGATTGCAATGCGTTACGCAGGTTGTGAATTAATCGATCTGCACTCAACCTTGCGCTCGAGAATTCTTGCAATGCGCTGGCGCGGTCCAGTATCGCGCTATAAAAAATTCAGCATTGAACGCAGGCTGTTTAAATTGACCCGCTCAGAATCGCTCGAGAAGAAGCTTGAAAACACGCGGGTCACGGTCCGCTATGCATCCGCGATCGAAAAAGAACTGCCCGAATCTAAAGAGCTTATCCCTCGCATTTATCTAACTGATGCAGAAAAATCAGAAGCTTCATCACTAATGAAAGATCAATATTTGGATAAAAAATTTATCGCGCTCCACCCTTACGCGACACATCCAGACAAATCATGGCCTCGTGTCTACTGGCTGGACCTTATCAAAAAGCTAGATGAAAAAAATATTCAGTGGGCCGTTATAGGCAAGGATGAATTCAATCTTGATGTGGCAAAACCTGAATGGAATTTCACTAACAAGCTATCACTCAGACAAACCTGCGCCCTGCTGCGCGAGGCAAAATTTCTAGTAACTGGTGATTCGGGACCAATGCACCTTTCCTCAGGTGTCGAAACGCCTGTCATCGCCATGTTCGGACCGACTTCAAAGGCGTGGGGGTTTTATCCCGCTGGTGAAAAGGACATAATACTTGAATCAGATATGGATTGCCGCCCCTGCTCACTCCACGGGAAAAGCAATTGCGAAAAGAATCAGGAATGTTTGAAAAAGATAAAAACTGAAGATGTAATGCGGGGAATATTAAACGGGTAGCGAAAAAACAGGTACATACTCAGCCTGATTAAAGCCAATAATTCTTAAGTTCTTCTTCATGATTTTTGATAAAGGCGGCGACAGCGGCAGGAACATCAGAAGTAATATCTTTCCCTGCTTCCCACGTTTCGCGAACGAGTGTAGAGCTGATTCTGAAATCGAAATCGTCGATTATGTAAATTGATTTACCGCCCTTAATTTTCCATTCATTTTCAGAAATATTTTCAATACCTTCAAAAATGGCACCGAGCTGAGATCTCATATCTCCATCCTCTGCTTTAGGACGGCTGACAGCTATAATATTTGCAAGAAGTGGAATCTGCTCCCAGTCTTTCCAGTCGGCAAGAGAAATAAGAGCATCCTGCCCCATAATAAAAAACAGCTCGTCATCAGGATAACGTTTTGCGGCCTCAGTCAGAGTGTGTACGGTATAAGTCGGACCATCGGCAACCATGTCTATATCGCTGACCCCAAGTTCTTCAAAACCGTCTATCGCCTTATGAAGCATTTCGAAACGAAGCTCAGCGGGCAGCATGGTTCCGCGTTGTTTATGGTAAGGATTCCCCGCGGGAACAAACAGCACAAGATCTAGCCCTAGTCGTTTCACCACACCGGATGCAACATCCATGTGAGTATTGTGAACAGGATTAAAACTACCGCCGAACAACCCTATTTTCATAAATTACATCCTTAGAAAAAAATCCCAGCAAGCGCAAAAAGTCTCACCGGGATTTAATATCTTAATCAATTTTAACCGACAAATCGGTTTGCGAAAGAATCATCACTTTAACGACAGTACGATCTAATTTCTTACTTCCCAATTACCAAGAGAAACAAATTTAGTACTTGTCAGCTCTGTCGCGCCCATTGGTCCATATGAATGAAGCTTTGATGTAGATATGCCTATCTCAGCACCAAGTCCAAGCTGACCGCCATCATTGAATCTTGTGGAGCAGTTCACTCCGACCATAGAAGCATCGACTTCGCGCACAAAACGCATGGCGCGTTCATGGTCTTTAGTCAAAATAACTTCAGTATGGTTTGATCCGTAACGGGCCATATAGTCCTGAGCTTCATCCTGACTTGAAACAACCTTCACGGTAAGAATCAAATCAAGAAACTCATATCCATAATCATCAATGGTAGCAGCTATGGCACTCTTTCCAAGCAAAGACATGGAGCGAGGACACGCCCTGAACTGAACAGTCGGCCCTAGGATAGTTGCCATGGCAGGCAGAAAATCTTTTGCAATATCTTCGTGAACCAGCACACCCTCAAGAGCGTTACAAACTCCGGGCTTCTGAGTCTTGGAATTCTTTACGACATCAACAGCCTTTGCAACATCAGCATATTTATCAACGAAAATATGACATACACCTTTGTAATGTTTGAGAACAGGCATGGTAGCCTGATCAACAACAGCGCGAATAAGCCCTTCTCCGCCACGCGGAATGACAACATCAATATATTCATCAAGTTTAAGCAATGCGCTAACAGCCTCGCGATCTGTAACTGCAACAACCTGAGCCGCCGCTGAAGGCAGATTCTGGCTTTCAAGAGCTTTATGTATGAGAGACGCTAGCGCCAAATTAGAATGAATCGCTTCTGAACCGCCCCTGAGAATAATTGAGTTACCTGCTTTCATACAAAGCACAGCGGCATCAACAGTTACATTAGGACGAGATTCGAAAATCATCATAATAACGCCGAGCGGAATTCTCATTTTACCAACTAAAATACCGTTGGGACGTCTTTCCATCTTCTCAATTTCGCCGACAGGATCAGTCTGCGCTGCAACTTCGTTACATCCCTGAATCATATAATTAAGGACTGCAGGAGAAATTTCAAGGCGCTGCATACGAGCGCTATCTAAGCCGCGCGCTTTGGCGGCATCTAAATCTTTACGATTTTCCGCAAAGATGAATTCTTTTTCCTCATCTAACAAAGAAGCAAGTTTTAATATAACGCCGTTTCTTGTAGAGCCATCCGCGCATGAAATTTTGCGCGCTGCCTTTTTAGCCTTAGTGGCTACTTCTTTCATATCTTCTGACAAACTCATTTTAAATCACCTTCATTCAATATATATTTGCTAAAATTGCTTATTATCCACTAATTGATCAATTTGGCTACTAAGGATATTGCAAAAAAGTCAACTACCAATTACCTATGTATTGCTTTTTTGGGCATATACACTGTGAAATATACATAATATTTTTTCCTTTTTTTGTAATCTTTTTCAGGCACTTTAAAATTTTATCTATTTTTACAGCACCTTAACTTTAAAATTCGCTTTTGACCTTTTTGTCAGACTACTTTATAAAGCGCACTTAACTTTGTGCAAAATCCATCAATATCTTGGAGGCTCTTCTTTAATATGGAAGATAACAAACAGACCACACACGACATTCTAGACCAGGTGCAGGAAGCTGCCCCCGAAAGCATTCACCCTCTTCTCGACTTTCTCATTTCTAATGGAAAGATGATCTTGATTGGGATTGTAGCAATTCTTGTAATTGCAGCTGGGGCATCAGGTTACCAGTACATGCAGCAACAGAAAGAATTAAAAGCTCAAAGTGAACTGGGAGCAATTTTAATCAAGTATAGCGGCACTAAAAAGGCCGAAGAACTTGCGACATTCTTAGTTACTGCTCCTGCTGAGATGAAACCAGCTGTGGAATTGGCTCTTGCCAAAGCATGGATGGATGA from Maridesulfovibrio frigidus DSM 17176 encodes the following:
- a CDS encoding glycosyltransferase family 9 protein, translated to MNLNETQHKIIFRLSALGDLVLTTGIMEFWAEKYGWTFTVITKKQYSAPLENNPHITEIISLEKDDLGDIAWIVKAGEIAMRYAGCELIDLHSTLRSRILAMRWRGPVSRYKKFSIERRLFKLTRSESLEKKLENTRVTVRYASAIEKELPESKELIPRIYLTDAEKSEASSLMKDQYLDKKFIALHPYATHPDKSWPRVYWLDLIKKLDEKNIQWAVIGKDEFNLDVAKPEWNFTNKLSLRQTCALLREAKFLVTGDSGPMHLSSGVETPVIAMFGPTSKAWGFYPAGEKDIILESDMDCRPCSLHGKSNCEKNQECLKKIKTEDVMRGILNG
- the nadD gene encoding nicotinate-nucleotide adenylyltransferase; the encoded protein is MKIGLFGGSFNPVHNTHMDVASGVVKRLGLDLVLFVPAGNPYHKQRGTMLPAELRFEMLHKAIDGFEELGVSDIDMVADGPTYTVHTLTEAAKRYPDDELFFIMGQDALISLADWKDWEQIPLLANIIAVSRPKAEDGDMRSQLGAIFEGIENISENEWKIKGGKSIYIIDDFDFRISSTLVRETWEAGKDITSDVPAAVAAFIKNHEEELKNYWL
- a CDS encoding glutamate-5-semialdehyde dehydrogenase, which produces MSLSEDMKEVATKAKKAARKISCADGSTRNGVILKLASLLDEEKEFIFAENRKDLDAAKARGLDSARMQRLEISPAVLNYMIQGCNEVAAQTDPVGEIEKMERRPNGILVGKMRIPLGVIMMIFESRPNVTVDAAVLCMKAGNSIILRGGSEAIHSNLALASLIHKALESQNLPSAAAQVVAVTDREAVSALLKLDEYIDVVIPRGGEGLIRAVVDQATMPVLKHYKGVCHIFVDKYADVAKAVDVVKNSKTQKPGVCNALEGVLVHEDIAKDFLPAMATILGPTVQFRACPRSMSLLGKSAIAATIDDYGYEFLDLILTVKVVSSQDEAQDYMARYGSNHTEVILTKDHERAMRFVREVDASMVGVNCSTRFNDGGQLGLGAEIGISTSKLHSYGPMGATELTSTKFVSLGNWEVRN
- a CDS encoding tetratricopeptide repeat protein; the encoded protein is MEDNKQTTHDILDQVQEAAPESIHPLLDFLISNGKMILIGIVAILVIAAGASGYQYMQQQKELKAQSELGAILIKYSGTKKAEELATFLVTAPAEMKPAVELALAKAWMDDSKFMKAEAVWAEIAKGNDAMAPVASIGQAKCLILADKPKEAVKILQALKNTSGDTFGSTIDRLLAQAADKSGNTQLAIQAYQGLLSNNPAQKLYFESRIKELKAKL